The following nucleotide sequence is from Streptomyces sp. NBC_00239.
CCCAGGGGACGGGCCCAGTCCCGGGCCGCCCGGTCCGAGCCCGGTCCCGGCGCGCAGAACGCCCCGCCGCTGTACGGGTCGGCGGCCCAGTCGGCGGTCTCGACGTCCACCGCCTCGACGCCCCTGGTCCACGGCAGCGCCACGGCCAGCAGCGCGGCGAGGTGGACCGCCGACCCGGCCGCCTCGCGGACGCACGCGGCCGCGGCGGACTTGGCGACGATGAGCACTTCGGGACGGCCCTGCCGGCACGAGACGAAACCGCCGACGCCGTCCGCGTCGAACACGGAGGCCGTTTCCGGGGCCGGACCCGCCAGGGTCACCACCGCGCAGAAGCCGTCGCCGGGCGCCAGCGTCCGCGCCGCCGCGGTCTTGTCCGGGCCGAGCCCGTCGACCGTGAGCAGGCCGCCGTCGACCACGACCGGCGGTACCGCGAGGACCGCCCGGTCCGCGGTCAGTTCGCCGTCACCGGTGACGACGCGTACGCCGCCCTCGGGGGTGGTCCCGATCCGGCGGACGGGGACGCCCGTACGCACGTCCAGGCCTTCGGCGAGGGCGCGGGGCAGCAGTTCCATGCCGCCGGGGACGGTGAACTCGCCGCGGCCGCCGCCGTCCTGGCGCACCGCGGCCGCCACGTCGGCGGCGTCGAGGCGGTCGGGGTCGGCGGCCCAGGTCTGGCGCAGCCACTCGCGGGCGGTGGCCGCCTCGGCGGGTGTGGCACCGCTCGCCGCCAGCCAGCCGCCGACGCTGAGACCGCCGGGGGTGGCGTATGCGGCGAGCCTGCCCTCCAGCGCCCACGGCGGGTTCGCGCCGCGGGCGAGGAGGCCCATGGGGCGGGCGACGCGGCCGGACACGACGTACGCGGCCGACGGGCGGGGCGCGGCGGGCAGCGGGCCGAGGACGGTGTGGGCGGGGTTCCGGTCGCCGTGCACGATCTGCGCGCCGAGTTCGAGGGCCGGCCCGCCGTCGGCCGGGCGGAACGTGCGGACACGGCCGCCGATCCGGGGCCGGGCCTCCAGGACCAGGGCGTCGACGCCGGCCTGCGCGAGGCGCTGGGCACAGGCCAGCCCCGCGACTCCGGCTCCGATCACGACCACCTCAGGCATGTGCGCCCTCCAGTCCGGCCGCGTCCCGTACGTCCGCGTCCCGTACGTCCGTGCCCAGGGCGACGGGGAGGGCGGCGAGGCGGCGCGGGATCAGGGACGGGGCCCAGCGCGGGTCCGGGCCCGCGATGACGGCCTCGGGGAAGCGTCGGACGATCCTGCCGAGGAGCACCGCTCCGGACTGTTTGACCAGGCGGGCGGCCAGGCAGAAGTGCGGGCCGCCGCCGAAGGCGAGGTGCGGGTTGGGCCGCCGGTCCCACACCAGCTCGCCGGGGTCGGCGAAGACGGCCGGGTCCCGGTTGGCGGCGGCGACCACCGCGAGGACCCGCTGCCCGGCGGGGATGGGGCCGCCCGGCAGCTCGGCGTCGCGGGCGGTGACGCGGGCGGTGAAGGGGATCGGCGCTTCGAGCCGCAGCAGCTCGTCCACGGCGGTCTCGGCCGCGTCCGGACCGGCGGTGCGCAGGGCCGCCCGTACGTCGGGGCGCGGCAGCAGCCAGTACAGGGCGTTGCCGACGGCTTCCGCGAGCGGCTGCCAGCCACCGACGACGGCGAGACCGAGGACGCCCAGCATCTCGGGCCGGGTCAGCCGGGGGTCGGCGGCCAGCCGGCCGAGCGGGCAGCCCGGGTCGGCCCACGCGGCGTGCGCGTCGAGGAAGCGGGTCAGCTCGCCCATGGCGGCCCGGCCCAGGCGGGCGACGTGCGGCGGGGCGAGCGGGTCGAGGTTGACGGACGCGGCGCGGGCCAGCTGGGCCAGCGTCGCGCGCTGGTCCTCGGCGAGGCCGAAGAGCCTCGCCAGGACGGCGGTCGCCAGCGGCGCGCCGAGTTCCTCCACGGCATCGACGGGCATGCCGCGCTCCACGGCCCGGTCGAGCAGGGCGTCGGCGTCCGCGGCGATCGCGTCGGAGACGGACGCCAGGGCGGCCGGGCCGAGCAGCAGGGCGCCGGGCGCGCGCAGCCGGGTGTGGTCGGCGCCGTCCGTGGTCAGCATGGACACCGGCAGGTCGTCGTCCCGGGACCGCTCGCGCTGGCCCGCGGCCGCGGAGAACGCCGGGTCCTTGAGCAGCGCCGCGCAGTCGGCGTACCCGGTGACCAGCCACACGCCGGTCATCGGGTCGCGGTGCACGGGGTCGTGGGCCCGCAGCCAGTCATAGGCCGGGTACGGGTCGATGCGCCCGGC
It contains:
- a CDS encoding flavin monoamine oxidase family protein — its product is MPEVVVIGAGVAGLACAQRLAQAGVDALVLEARPRIGGRVRTFRPADGGPALELGAQIVHGDRNPAHTVLGPLPAAPRPSAAYVVSGRVARPMGLLARGANPPWALEGRLAAYATPGGLSVGGWLAASGATPAEAATAREWLRQTWAADPDRLDAADVAAAVRQDGGGRGEFTVPGGMELLPRALAEGLDVRTGVPVRRIGTTPEGGVRVVTGDGELTADRAVLAVPPVVVDGGLLTVDGLGPDKTAAARTLAPGDGFCAVVTLAGPAPETASVFDADGVGGFVSCRQGRPEVLIVAKSAAAACVREAAGSAVHLAALLAVALPWTRGVEAVDVETADWAADPYSGGAFCAPGPGSDRAARDWARPLGGRVFFAGEAATTGRALPWLQGAYADGRRAAQEVLEAGKQ
- a CDS encoding cytochrome P450; its protein translation is MTETAGLPAHLAHPFSPAGRIDPYPAYDWLRAHDPVHRDPMTGVWLVTGYADCAALLKDPAFSAAAGQRERSRDDDLPVSMLTTDGADHTRLRAPGALLLGPAALASVSDAIAADADALLDRAVERGMPVDAVEELGAPLATAVLARLFGLAEDQRATLAQLARAASVNLDPLAPPHVARLGRAAMGELTRFLDAHAAWADPGCPLGRLAADPRLTRPEMLGVLGLAVVGGWQPLAEAVGNALYWLLPRPDVRAALRTAGPDAAETAVDELLRLEAPIPFTARVTARDAELPGGPIPAGQRVLAVVAAANRDPAVFADPGELVWDRRPNPHLAFGGGPHFCLAARLVKQSGAVLLGRIVRRFPEAVIAGPDPRWAPSLIPRRLAALPVALGTDVRDADVRDAAGLEGAHA